Proteins encoded within one genomic window of Besnoitia besnoiti strain Bb-Ger1 chromosome II, whole genome shotgun sequence:
- a CDS encoding hypothetical protein (encoded by transcript BESB_040330), whose protein sequence is MNDDDLLVLIYAGRNAENPRSRPDARGPGRRERQGRRKASKKNKKRSREKKDEKKKEKKKRKGRGEEEKRGKKRGRTLFAWSPSWRESGTTRGRVTTEGRKRKETRKRE, encoded by the coding sequence ATGAACGATGATGATTTACTGGTATTGATTTACGCGGGTCGCAACGCAGAGAATCCGAGGTCAAGACCCGATGCGAGAGGCCcggggcggagggagagacaggggCGCAGAAAAGCCTcaaagaaaaacaaaaagcgctccagagaaaagaaggacgagaagaagaaggagaagaagaagaggaaaggcaggggggaggaagaaaagcggGGGAAGAAAAGGGGAAGGACGCTCTTCGCGTGGAGTCCCTCCTGGAGAGAGTCTGGAACGACCCGCGGCCGAGTGACGACAGaagggagaaaaagaaaagagactCGCAAGCGAGAGTGA
- a CDS encoding pre-mRNA processing factor PRP3 (encoded by transcript BESB_040340), producing the protein MEAGKDSNGAVKAAAEEGPEGSKKTRRTRWGEMTSQQPVSAAPAAAPVPPSPVSSLPSLSASLQAAASAARQALEKAKRAALIQKQIQEQLKGTTLAPSSRPQGPAATAVELTGEKKGPGAGGVSAMSAIAVAQATALAAAAKAKRDQLLEGDKNAAAQPLTLRAILGAAESEKAPSAAAGAALAVDRPEGGLGGGEMLAGVDASERQRQLFLMLHDQEMKKKQEAEEAERLKQEKLAAVLKARPRPLRIDQFGREVDEEGKVIPIQKRIIHSDLKINRRAQTEAKKEELAKAAGAPGAQHAAVVDLQDQPWFDPSIPVKTARTKRKRKAFEFVEQGRYVQQEQQMLQHQQFLEKKAQHRSRERGQGADSQPPEEGASRGSADSPAEQVIKEEIDAKEDEEPHAPDFLAKAWTSQVPSVEPWDAAILKVDPSQPEAIIPQDDALNVLVEHPVPVKPAIDTATNVIINMYLTKQEWKKLRRRKRQEKEREKQDKIRMGLLPPPPPKVKLTNLMRVLGDQAVADPSKVEKEVRQQMEKRLKDHEARNQARKLAPEARSKKHAAKWQKKPNSGEFQVLLFCLKDLTNKRHLYKVDVNAQQLHLAGVAVICPSSLRTIVLVEGSLRSIKRFRALMMRRIKWRELEGSSAVNDDDDDDDEDKPEVNDDSCCLVWQGAVRTNSFSGWKVHRVAGEADGRKIFKSAHVEHYWDMAQKFRRVNEDM; encoded by the exons ATGGAGGCAGGGAAAGACTCAAACGGAGCTGTgaaggcagccgcggaggaaggcccCGAGGGGtcgaaaaaaacgcgccgAACGCGATGGGGGGAGATG acctcgcagcagccggtctccgcggcgccggcggccgcgccggttccgccgtcgcctgtctcttcgctgccttctctctcagcgtcgctgcaggcggcggcgagcgcggcgcggcaggcgcttgagaaggcgaagcgcgcggcgctgatCCAGAAGCAGATTCAGGAGCAGCTTAAGGGGACGACCCTCGCGCCCAGCAGTCGCCCGCAGGGCccagccgcgaccgcggtcgaaCTCACGGGCGAGAAAAAGGGCCCTGGGGCAGGCGGAGTCTCCGCGATGTCGGCGATCGCGGTCgcacaggcgacggcgcttgcggcggccgccaaggcgaagcgcgaccagctcctcgagggcgacaagaacgcggcagcgcagccgctgacGCTGCGGGCGattctcggcgcggcggagagcgagaaggcgccgagcgccgcggcgggcgcggcgctggcggtcgACCGGCCCGAAGGGGGTcttggggggggggagatGCTGGCGGGCGTGGACGCGTctgagcggcagcggcagctgttCCTCATGCTGCATGATCAagagatgaagaagaagcaggaggcggaggaagccgagcGCCTGAAGCAGGAGAAGCTCGCGGCGGTCCtgaaggcgcggccgcggccgctgcgcatcGACCAGTTCGGCAGAGAAGTTGACGAGGAGGGAAAAGTCATTCCCATCCAAAAACGGATCATCCACAGCGACCTGAAAATCAACCGCAGGGCGCAGACTGAAGCCAAG AAAGAGGAGttggcgaaggccgcgggtGCACCAGGCGCGCAACACGCTGCGGTCGTGGACCTCCAAGATCAGCCCTGGTTCGATCCTTCCATTCCTGTCAAAACTGCGCGAACCAAA CGGAAGCGCAAGGCGTTCGAGTTCGTGGAGCAGGGCCGCTACGTCCAGCAGGAGCAGCAGATGCTTCAGCATCAACAATTTCttgagaagaaggcgcagcatCGTTCGCGGGAAAGGGGGCAGGGCGCGGATTCGCAGCCGCCCGAAGAGGGAGCTTCACGAGGCTCCGCAGACTCGCCAGCTGAGCAAGTCATCAAAGAAGAAATCGacgcgaaggaagacgaggagccGCATGCGCCCGACTTTTTGGCGAAGGCCTGG acgtCGCAGGTTCCGAGCGTGGAGCCGTGGGATGCCGCGATTCTGAAAGTCGACCCTAGCCAGCCGGAGGCGATCATCCCTCAAGAC GACGCCCTCAATGTGCTCGTTGAGCACCCCGTGCCTGTCAAGCCGGCGATCGATACCGCGACGAATGTCATCATCAACATGTATCTCACAAAGCAAGAATG gaagaagctgcggcgacggaagcgtcaggagaaagagagagagaaacaggACAAGATTCGAATGG GGCTGttgcccccgccgcctcctaAGGTCAAGCTGACAAACTTGATGCGAGTTTTGGGCGACCAGGCCGTCGCG GATCCCTCGAAAGTCGAAAAGGAGGTTCGCCAGCAGATGGAGAAGCGCCTGAAGGATCACGAGGCTCGCAATCAAGCCCGCAAGCTCGCCCCGGAGGCTCGCAGCAAGAAGCATGCAGCCAAGTGGCAG AAAAAACCAAACAGCGGCGAGTTCCAagttcttctcttctgcctcaAAGACCTCACCAACAAACGACATCTCTACAAG GTCGACGTAAATGCCCAACAGCTGCACCTCGCGGGTGTCGCCGTCATTTGTCCCAGCTCTCTCAGGACGATTGTGCTCGTTGAAG GTTCGCTTCGGTCGATCAAACGCTTCCGAGCCCTGATGATGCGTCGCATCAAGTGGCGCGAGCTGGAAGGCAGCTCCGCCGTCAacgacgacgatgacgac gacgacgaggatAAACCGGAGGTCAACGACGACAGCTGCTGTCTGGTGTGGCAG